One region of Salvia miltiorrhiza cultivar Shanhuang (shh) chromosome 3, IMPLAD_Smil_shh, whole genome shotgun sequence genomic DNA includes:
- the LOC131014392 gene encoding inactive protein RESTRICTED TEV MOVEMENT 2 — protein sequence MVMRSRGGGGAGSRRTTRSGVVRSVYEDFKPVSEWQQDDESHILNIYLPGFMKEQIKVSMEGRNTIRVRGERLVAGNKWSRFLEDFQVPENGEMNSARAKFRGGILSITVPREKVGKEDALPTETRGVDDIRKQPTPQKLSGDPEMKRGQDGNQKQPIPQHEASPAVGTSQSAEEKRLEPLKASAEHNHRHDLELTSTRNVVSQDIEKKESSDKSLLDPKNAHDRDGDQKGRSFTPMRITGNVITQNDVRIESSETKEKHVASEKPDDKTKEKVHKEGKEAMRSSELPEAETAKTMKMENNGATGMPAKHADNKELYRASKKTKHKKEMKGLTELNEERQLLVNMGAAMLVIVGLAAYVTYNFLSAKDNN from the exons GGTCGTCCGATCAGTCTACGAAGATTTCAAGCCGGTATCTGAATGGCAGCAAGATGATGAATCCCACATTCTCAATATTTATCTTCCTG GTTTCATGAAGGAGCAGATCAAGGTTAGCATGGAAGGCCGGAACACCATCAGGGTTCGCGGGGAACGCCTTGTAGCTGGCAACAAATGGAGTCGCTTCCTGGAGGACTTTCAAGTTCCAGAAAATGGTGAAATGAATTCGGCTCGTGCCAAGTTCCGTGGAGGGATACTTAGCATTACAGTCCCGAGAGAGAAAGTTGGCAAAGAAGATGCTCTTCCTACAGAAACCAGAGGAGTTGATGATATCCGAAAGCAACCCACCCCACAAAAGTTATCAGGTGATCCAGAGATGAAACGTGGCCAGGATGGCAATCAAAAGCAACCCATCCCTCAACACGAAGCTTCTCCAGCAGTTGGTACTAGCCAATCTGCGGAAGAGAAAAGGTTAGAACCTCTCAAGGCATCTGCTGAACATAACCACAGACATGATCTGGAACTGACAAGTACCAGAAACGTAGTTTCCCAAGATATTGAGAAAAAGGAAAGCAGTGACAAGTCATTACTCGACCCAAAAAATGCACATGACAGAGATGGTGATCAGAAAGGCAGGAGCTTTACCCCAATGAGAATTACTGGAAATGTAATCACCCAGAATGATGTAAGAATTGAAAGCAGTGAAACTAAAGAAAAGCACGTTGCATCAGAGAAACCAGATGACAAAACAAAAGAGAAAGTACACAAGGAAGGTAAGGAGGCCATGCGAAGTTCTGAATTACCTGAGGCCGAGACAGCCAAGACAATGAAAATGGAGAACAACGGAGCCACAGGCATGCCTGCAAAGCACGCAGACAACAAAGAACTATATAGAGCTTCAAAAAAGACGAAACACAAGAAGGAGATGAAAGGGCTCACTGAGCTCAATGAAGAAAGGCAATTGCTGGTGAATATGGGGGCGGCTATGCTTGTTATCGTGGGACTCGCCGCGTATGTCACCTACAACTTTTTATCTGCAAAAGATAACAACTAG
- the LOC131014391 gene encoding protein RBL isoform X1, which yields MNAPIIDPLQGDFPEVIEEYLEHGVMKCIAFNRRGNLLAAGCSDGSCIIWDFETRGIAKEFKDKDCVAAITSVCWSKYGHRILVAAADKTLTLWDVVKGERIARTVLQQTPLQARLHPGSSTPSICLACPLSSAPMIVDLLTETTIVLPVSLSDIGNGATPPLRNKFSDGSAPFTPTAACFNKYGDLVYVGNSKGEILIIDSISIEIRGIVSVPGSAVIKNIVFSRSGQYLLTNSNDRTIRIYENLLPLKGGLAALDKANHEFAEQDEDEKLKSAGSRSLALFREFQDSITRVHWKAPCFSGDGEWVVGGSASKGEHKIYIWDRAGHLVKILEGPKEALIDLTWHPVKPVVVSVSLTGLVYIWAKDYTENWSAFAPDFKELEENEEYVEREDEFDLVPETEKVKDLDINEDEDIDILNVDGDSAFSDSDMSQEEIRFLPPDPCLDVPEMEDGLVVNTSKEGEISETESPLSEEAGQNGHLTNHESSPLEEDTGGMRLKRKRMPSEKFMDFETENIKKPPSKSKP from the exons ATGAACGCCCCCATTATTG ACCCGCTACAGGGTGATTTTCCAGAAGTGATAGAGGAGTATCTGGAGCATGGAGTTATGAAATGTATCGCCTTTAATCGCCGTGGAAACCTTCTTGCTG CTGGGTGTTCTGATGGAAGTTGTATCATATGGGATTTTGAAACCAGAGGCATTGCTAAAGAATTCAAAGATAAGGACTGTGTTGCCGCAATAACAAGTGTCTGTTGGTCCAAGTATGGCCACCGCATACTGGTGGCAGCTGCAGATAAGACATTGACTCTTTGGGACGTTGTCAAAGGAGAGAGAATAGCTCGAACTGTCCTACAACAAACACCTTTGCAAGCTCGTCTGCATCCTGGTTCATCTACTCCGTCAATTTGCTTAGCTTGTCCTCTGTCATCAGCCCCCATGATCGTCGACTTGCTCACAGAAACCACAATTGTGCTTCCTGTGTCATTGTCTGATATAGGAAATGGTGCTACCCCTCCATTACGTAATAAATTTTCAGATGGATCTGCTCCCTTTACACCTACTGCTGCGTGCTTCAACAAGTATGGAGATTTGGTATATGTAGGAAATTCCAAAGGAGAGATACTAATAATTGATAGTATAAGCATTGAAATACGTGGTATAGTTTCTGTCCCAGGGAGTGCTGTCATTAAGAATATTGTATTTAGCAGAAGTGGACAATATCTTCTGACAAACTCAAATGATAGAACCATCAGAATCTATGAAAACCTTTTGCCACTCAAAGGTGGGCTTGCAGCGCTTGATAAAGCAAACCATGAATTTGCTGAGCAAGATGAAGATGAAAAGTTAAAATCTGCAGGATCAAGGTCTCTGGCTCTTTTCCGAGAGTTTCAGGATTCGATAACCAGAGTGCACTGGAAAGCACCTTGCTTTAGTGGTGATGGGGAGTGGGTTGTTGGAGGTTCTGCTAGCAAAGGAGAGCATAAGATCTATATATGGGACAGGGCTGGGCATCTTGTAAAAATTCTTGAGGGCCCAAAAGAAGCATTAATAGATTTGACATGGCATCCTGTTAAACCTGTAGTTGTTTCTGTCTCCTTGACTGGCTTGGTTTATATCTGGGCAAAGGATTATACTGAGAACTGGAGTGCATTTGCCCCTGATTTTAAAGAGCTTGAGGAAAATGAAGAGTATGTGGAACGAGAAGATGAGTTTGACTTGGTGCCTGAAACAGAAAAA GTGAAAGATTTAGATATCAATGAAGATGAAGACATTGATATTTTGAACGTTGATGGAGATTCTGCCTTCAGTGATTCAGACATGTCCCAGGAAGAAATACGCTTCTTACCCCCTGATCCATGCCTTGATGTTCCTGAGATGGAAGATGGGCTTGTTGTAAATACTTCAAAGGAGGGGGAAATCAGTGAGACTGAATCTCCTCTTTCCGAGGAGGCAGGGCAAAATGGTCATCTAACAAATCATGAATCCAGTCCTCTTGAAG AAGACACAGGAGGAATGCGCTTAAAAAGAAAGAGGATGCCTTCAGAGAAGTTTATGGATTTTGAAACAGAAAATATTAAGAAGCCACCATCAAAGTCGAAACCATAA
- the LOC131014391 gene encoding protein RBL isoform X2 — MNAPIIDPLQGDFPEVIEEYLEHGVMKCIAFNRRGNLLAAGCSDGSCIIWDFETRGIAKEFKDKDCVAAITSVCWSKYGHRILVAAADKTLTLWDVVKGERIARTVLQQTPLQARLHPGSSTPSICLACPLSSAPMIVDLLTETTIVLPVSLSDIGNGATPPLRNKFSDGSAPFTPTAACFNKYGDLVYVGNSKGEILIIDSISIEIRGIVSVPGSAVIKNIVFSRSGQYLLTNSNDRTIRIYENLLPLKGGLAALDKANHEFAEQDEDEKLKSAGSRSLALFREFQDSITRVHWKAPCFSGDGEWVVGGSASKGEHKIYIWDRAGHLVKILEGPKEALIDLTWHPVKPVVVSVSLTGLVYIWAKDYTENWSAFAPDFKELEENEEYVEREDEFDLVPETEKVKDLDINEDEDIDILNVDGDSAFSDSDMSQEEIRFLPPDPCLDVPEMEDGLVVNTSKEGEISETESPLSEEAGQNGHLTNHESSPLEGLCIKRLPRQTYMEEN, encoded by the exons ATGAACGCCCCCATTATTG ACCCGCTACAGGGTGATTTTCCAGAAGTGATAGAGGAGTATCTGGAGCATGGAGTTATGAAATGTATCGCCTTTAATCGCCGTGGAAACCTTCTTGCTG CTGGGTGTTCTGATGGAAGTTGTATCATATGGGATTTTGAAACCAGAGGCATTGCTAAAGAATTCAAAGATAAGGACTGTGTTGCCGCAATAACAAGTGTCTGTTGGTCCAAGTATGGCCACCGCATACTGGTGGCAGCTGCAGATAAGACATTGACTCTTTGGGACGTTGTCAAAGGAGAGAGAATAGCTCGAACTGTCCTACAACAAACACCTTTGCAAGCTCGTCTGCATCCTGGTTCATCTACTCCGTCAATTTGCTTAGCTTGTCCTCTGTCATCAGCCCCCATGATCGTCGACTTGCTCACAGAAACCACAATTGTGCTTCCTGTGTCATTGTCTGATATAGGAAATGGTGCTACCCCTCCATTACGTAATAAATTTTCAGATGGATCTGCTCCCTTTACACCTACTGCTGCGTGCTTCAACAAGTATGGAGATTTGGTATATGTAGGAAATTCCAAAGGAGAGATACTAATAATTGATAGTATAAGCATTGAAATACGTGGTATAGTTTCTGTCCCAGGGAGTGCTGTCATTAAGAATATTGTATTTAGCAGAAGTGGACAATATCTTCTGACAAACTCAAATGATAGAACCATCAGAATCTATGAAAACCTTTTGCCACTCAAAGGTGGGCTTGCAGCGCTTGATAAAGCAAACCATGAATTTGCTGAGCAAGATGAAGATGAAAAGTTAAAATCTGCAGGATCAAGGTCTCTGGCTCTTTTCCGAGAGTTTCAGGATTCGATAACCAGAGTGCACTGGAAAGCACCTTGCTTTAGTGGTGATGGGGAGTGGGTTGTTGGAGGTTCTGCTAGCAAAGGAGAGCATAAGATCTATATATGGGACAGGGCTGGGCATCTTGTAAAAATTCTTGAGGGCCCAAAAGAAGCATTAATAGATTTGACATGGCATCCTGTTAAACCTGTAGTTGTTTCTGTCTCCTTGACTGGCTTGGTTTATATCTGGGCAAAGGATTATACTGAGAACTGGAGTGCATTTGCCCCTGATTTTAAAGAGCTTGAGGAAAATGAAGAGTATGTGGAACGAGAAGATGAGTTTGACTTGGTGCCTGAAACAGAAAAA GTGAAAGATTTAGATATCAATGAAGATGAAGACATTGATATTTTGAACGTTGATGGAGATTCTGCCTTCAGTGATTCAGACATGTCCCAGGAAGAAATACGCTTCTTACCCCCTGATCCATGCCTTGATGTTCCTGAGATGGAAGATGGGCTTGTTGTAAATACTTCAAAGGAGGGGGAAATCAGTGAGACTGAATCTCCTCTTTCCGAGGAGGCAGGGCAAAATGGTCATCTAACAAATCATGAATCCAGTCCTCTTGAAG GGTTATGCATAAAGAGACTGCCCCGACAAACATACATGGAGGAAAATTAA